Proteins encoded within one genomic window of Comamonas endophytica:
- a CDS encoding GntR family transcriptional regulator, giving the protein MSTTLADASAALRQEPASASDSVFFGVVNALEAQELVPGQRLVEMELASHYGVGRNSVREALQRLEAEGIVDLFRNRGAAVRLLTLQQTLDVLDVAERMTGLLARTAARGLADAAQGAPLAAALEQLAQADAAEDADGFARGRRHFYRALLALSGSAELQRLFPAIQMPIVYAQYRLPGLQKLRLRDYQAIARAVLAGAQDQADAAGMAHVGHVRALVLRKAGQTKA; this is encoded by the coding sequence ATGTCCACTACCCTTGCCGATGCCAGCGCCGCCTTGCGCCAGGAGCCTGCCAGCGCCTCGGACAGTGTCTTCTTCGGCGTCGTCAACGCGCTCGAGGCCCAGGAGCTGGTGCCCGGCCAGCGGCTGGTGGAGATGGAGCTGGCCAGCCACTACGGCGTGGGCCGCAATTCGGTGCGCGAGGCGCTGCAGCGGCTGGAAGCCGAAGGCATCGTCGATCTGTTTCGCAACCGCGGCGCGGCCGTGCGGCTGCTGACCCTGCAGCAGACGCTGGACGTGCTGGACGTCGCCGAGCGCATGACCGGGCTGCTGGCGCGCACCGCGGCGCGCGGGCTGGCCGATGCAGCGCAGGGCGCGCCCCTCGCTGCCGCCCTGGAGCAGCTTGCGCAAGCGGATGCCGCCGAGGATGCCGATGGCTTCGCGCGCGGGCGGCGCCATTTCTACCGCGCGCTGCTGGCGCTGTCGGGCAGCGCCGAGCTGCAGCGGCTGTTTCCGGCGATCCAGATGCCCATCGTCTATGCGCAATACCGGCTGCCGGGCCTGCAGAAGCTGCGGCTGCGCGACTACCAGGCCATTGCCCGGGCGGTGCTGGCGGGCGCGCAGGACCAGGCCGATGCCGCCGGCATGGCGCATGTGGGCCATGTGCGCGCGCTGGTGCTGCGCAAGGCGGGGCAAACCAAGGCCTGA